A window of Tautonia plasticadhaerens contains these coding sequences:
- a CDS encoding DNA polymerase Y family protein: protein MRRQGPVGHVDADAFYVAAERVRYAHLAGMPVGVLGNQGACVIAKSYEMKATGVGTGMPIWDAMKLCPEGIYVKRDFRWYEVLSRLMLETMRELSPRVEYYSIDEFFFEAAKPPAGDYQDYAVLVRDRLMDRIRVPVTVGIARTRTLAKLISDTAKPFGALAILDKAAEESLLAARPVTDVTGIAGRREKRLLPWGIRTCLDLAKSDRRLIRGLLTASGEALWWELNGDPVIPINAERTPHKVISRGGSFGDPTDKPDVLWAWLVRNLERMVEELLYHRVLAGRVAVWVGYRDGHAGEGRATLEVPTDRFDVLLDTFRPCLRRAWVPRALASRMHLFAEDLRPHTPRQLGLFDGLDAEDAATAVKQAVNDRHGRFALRSVATLPLGQVYADRANGYDICDVRGKTCF, encoded by the coding sequence ATGCGGCGCCAAGGCCCGGTCGGACATGTCGACGCCGACGCGTTTTACGTCGCGGCGGAGCGGGTGCGGTACGCCCACCTGGCCGGGATGCCGGTCGGCGTCCTGGGGAATCAGGGCGCGTGCGTCATCGCCAAGAGCTACGAGATGAAGGCGACCGGCGTCGGCACTGGGATGCCGATCTGGGACGCGATGAAGCTCTGCCCCGAGGGGATCTACGTCAAGCGCGACTTCCGCTGGTACGAGGTGCTCTCGCGGCTGATGCTGGAGACGATGCGGGAGCTGTCGCCCCGCGTCGAGTATTACTCCATCGACGAGTTCTTCTTCGAGGCGGCGAAGCCCCCGGCGGGCGACTATCAGGATTACGCCGTCCTGGTCCGGGACCGGCTCATGGATCGCATCCGGGTCCCCGTGACCGTGGGCATCGCCCGGACCCGCACGCTCGCCAAGCTGATCAGCGACACCGCCAAGCCTTTCGGGGCGCTGGCCATCCTCGACAAGGCGGCGGAGGAGTCGCTGCTCGCGGCACGCCCGGTCACCGATGTGACGGGCATCGCGGGCAGGAGGGAGAAGCGGCTGCTGCCCTGGGGTATCCGCACCTGCCTCGACCTGGCGAAATCCGACCGGCGGCTGATCCGCGGCCTGCTGACCGCCAGCGGCGAGGCGTTGTGGTGGGAATTGAACGGCGACCCCGTGATCCCGATCAATGCAGAACGGACGCCGCACAAGGTGATCTCGCGCGGCGGCAGCTTCGGCGATCCGACCGACAAGCCGGACGTGCTCTGGGCCTGGCTGGTGCGGAACCTGGAGCGGATGGTCGAGGAGCTGCTCTACCACCGGGTGCTGGCCGGGCGCGTGGCGGTCTGGGTCGGCTACCGCGACGGGCATGCCGGGGAGGGACGCGCGACGCTCGAAGTGCCGACCGATCGCTTCGACGTGCTGCTCGACACCTTCCGTCCCTGCCTGCGGCGGGCATGGGTGCCACGGGCTCTGGCGTCGCGTATGCATTTGTTCGCCGAGGATCTGCGGCCCCACACCCCACGCCAGCTCGGGCTGTTCGACGGGCTGGATGCCGAGGATGCGGCAACTGCCGTGAAGCAGGCAGTCAATGATCGGCACGGCCGCTTCGCGCTCCGAAGCGTGGCGACGCTGCCGCTTGGCCAGGTCTATGCGGACCGGGCCAACGGGTATGACATCTGCGACGTGCGCGGGAAGACGTGCTTCTGA
- a CDS encoding LLM class flavin-dependent oxidoreductase, producing MTRPPEYSVLDLAPIREGDTPADALRNSLDLARQAERWGYKRFWLAEHHNIPGIASAATAVVIGHVAGGTSRIRVGAGGVMLPNHAPLVIAEQFGTLASLYPGRIDLGLGRAPGGDRQTTYALRRSLESTEGDFPRDVAELRSYFRPAAPGQAVRAIPGEGLDVPIWILGSSDFGARLAAELGLPFAFASHFAPDYLLQALSLYRDNFRPSESLAEPRVMIGVNAFAAETDAEGARLFTSLQQAFVGLVRGRRGLLQPPVESMDGLWTPAERMQVERMTRISVVGSPDSIRRSLGVIVEATKADELMLTGQIFDHAARLRSFEIVARVCAELADGQMGRGTSAADVHAAGAAASPAPR from the coding sequence GTGACGCGACCCCCCGAATATTCCGTGCTCGACCTCGCCCCGATCCGCGAGGGGGACACGCCCGCAGACGCCCTCCGCAATTCGCTCGACCTGGCGCGCCAAGCGGAGCGCTGGGGCTACAAGCGGTTCTGGCTGGCCGAGCACCACAACATCCCGGGCATCGCCAGCGCCGCGACGGCCGTCGTCATCGGCCACGTCGCCGGGGGGACCTCGCGCATCCGCGTCGGGGCCGGCGGCGTCATGCTGCCGAATCACGCGCCGCTGGTGATCGCCGAGCAATTCGGCACCCTCGCCTCGCTCTACCCCGGGCGGATCGACTTGGGCCTGGGCCGCGCCCCGGGAGGCGACCGGCAGACCACCTACGCACTCCGCCGCAGCCTCGAGAGCACTGAAGGTGACTTCCCCCGCGACGTGGCGGAACTGCGGTCGTATTTCCGGCCGGCGGCCCCGGGGCAGGCGGTCCGGGCGATCCCGGGCGAGGGGCTGGACGTGCCGATCTGGATCCTGGGGTCGAGCGACTTCGGGGCGCGGCTGGCCGCCGAGCTGGGCCTGCCGTTCGCCTTCGCCTCGCACTTCGCGCCCGACTATCTGCTCCAGGCCCTGTCGCTCTATCGGGACAACTTCCGCCCCTCGGAGTCGCTGGCCGAGCCCCGGGTGATGATCGGGGTCAACGCGTTCGCGGCCGAGACCGACGCGGAGGGGGCCCGCCTCTTCACCTCGCTCCAGCAGGCGTTCGTCGGGCTGGTCCGGGGTCGACGCGGGCTGCTCCAGCCGCCGGTCGAGTCCATGGACGGCCTGTGGACCCCGGCGGAGCGGATGCAGGTCGAGCGGATGACCCGGATCTCCGTCGTCGGCTCGCCGGATTCGATCCGCCGCAGCCTGGGTGTGATCGTCGAGGCCACGAAGGCCGACGAGCTGATGCTCACGGGCCAGATCTTCGACCACGCGGCGCGGCTGCGGTCGTTCGAGATCGTCGCCCGGGTGTGCGCCGAGCTGGCCGACGGGCAGATGGGGCGTGGCACGTCCGCTGCGGACGTTCATGCGGCCGGGGCCGCGGCGTCGCCCGCCCCACGCTGA
- a CDS encoding KilA-N domain-containing protein: MPNRPTEAPPLPAVAFVYQGVRVSIDENRLINLTEMWEAAGRPPNRDPSQWRRKEGARFVHDLASSLNMPVGHIFSTRRGRGGATWGHWQVSLAYAAYLSPAFHRFVNEAFREWAEEVSDPGLKVARAVEAYRRRGRDDGWIADRIEGIGQRKALVAAMADHNCRKVDAVNPFAEATRAISLLVLGATPSELRESRGLPRSARTRDHLDRHELARLRFAESEAERLIKLTRAIGNDECVACCRRAGTAVRQAIDSLDP, translated from the coding sequence ATGCCCAACCGACCGACCGAGGCCCCTCCGCTCCCCGCAGTTGCCTTCGTCTACCAGGGCGTCCGCGTCTCGATCGACGAGAATCGGCTCATCAACCTCACCGAGATGTGGGAGGCCGCCGGCCGGCCGCCCAATCGCGACCCGAGCCAATGGCGACGCAAGGAGGGGGCCCGATTCGTCCACGATCTGGCCTCCTCGCTAAATATGCCCGTGGGGCATATTTTCTCGACCCGGCGCGGCCGGGGCGGCGCGACCTGGGGGCACTGGCAGGTCTCGCTGGCCTACGCGGCGTACCTCTCGCCGGCTTTCCACCGCTTCGTCAACGAGGCGTTCCGGGAGTGGGCCGAGGAGGTGTCCGACCCGGGGCTGAAGGTCGCCAGGGCCGTCGAGGCCTATCGGCGACGGGGACGCGACGATGGCTGGATCGCCGACCGCATCGAGGGCATCGGCCAGCGCAAGGCCCTCGTCGCCGCGATGGCCGACCACAACTGCCGCAAGGTCGACGCGGTGAACCCGTTCGCCGAGGCGACCCGGGCGATCTCCCTGCTCGTGCTCGGCGCCACGCCGTCCGAGTTGAGGGAGTCCCGGGGCCTCCCCCGGTCCGCCCGTACGAGGGACCACCTCGACCGCCACGAGCTGGCCAGGCTCCGATTCGCCGAGAGCGAGGCCGAGCGATTGATCAAACTGACTCGGGCGATCGGCAACGACGAATGCGTCGCCTGCTGCCGGCGCGCGGGCACGGCGGTCAGGCAGGCGATCGACTCGCTGGATCCCTGA
- a CDS encoding DNA primase family protein — protein MSTATNTAANEGFVETTTTRVLDGLCTRNIPRPANAGLEVDPGTAPVALSISGPGHAHDEQAWTQGACRLAVLVDRTMVARRDAVVGYRPDQTRPSAIGKITRRSRCSEPIVGQLELRRHFGDINGLNAIALFPVAEDGTCRWVGWDIDAHAGDDEAWRMAWDRASTLLGRLVELGIEALLEYSGGGFHLWSRFQEPIPQGQAFRLLRGVRSDRVDGVELFPGRANRPRSDWLGTALRLPGRHPERGCWSRIWAPELRRFTDGVETIDRMISWLERPGIALDAIERALETLPAMEWYRESETRPRPGEERPSRTVDADLALNTSVGPLDRTRLRHRLRRSAREVASTRAGHGERRQVLNRVAFEFGGYIHHCDLMTFEQASRRLWAAARVNGMAREEPDRTRRTIEEGLRDGANRPLSLADDDRATIADDEGGSATDPIDGEGLAGTSSDGLAGHRRRHEAPDDPDRLARISLVAIRAAEMGLVRWNQQFYTWHPDRPAYVLRPEEEIRATVRKSILNDFDRLQRDAIRKSRRRGLSPPMVRKVTPQLLNSALDAIRSEVLLPGDRDPPTWIGDCQLRSDPHLVLPMRGTLLDLSGLRVDDDGTVDHASIRTMAPTSDFFSLYNVPYDYDPEAMPPGRWFSFLDEIFPGDEQSLRELRKWFGYLMLPDTSRQAILMLVGASRSGKGTIARVLRKLIGEQNVASPAMSELAGDHGLQDLIGKSIILFSDARLAGDGAKLALAQERLLKISGEDPVRINPKFGIPYTTTLPGRIIILSNEVPSFRDNSQAFVNRARPLKFGVTFAGREDRTLTGEGKNVGQLDNPRALAGIANWALGGIGLLRADGRFQVPETARPLLDSLLEASVPLRSFVDDWLDRSAPEHKVPTPLLYAAYLQWRDESGISTRLTINNLVRQLGSICPTIVGCGDREKVLDPVVQKRLRQVKGIRLAQHPRGQFLEEASYVRRAL, from the coding sequence GTGTCCACCGCAACGAACACCGCAGCGAATGAGGGATTCGTCGAGACGACCACTACCAGAGTACTCGATGGCCTTTGCACGCGCAATATCCCCCGCCCCGCCAACGCCGGACTTGAAGTCGACCCCGGCACGGCGCCGGTGGCCCTGTCGATCTCCGGGCCCGGACATGCCCACGACGAGCAGGCCTGGACGCAGGGGGCGTGCCGCTTGGCCGTGCTGGTCGACCGGACGATGGTCGCCCGTCGGGACGCCGTTGTCGGTTACCGGCCCGATCAGACCAGGCCCTCTGCGATCGGGAAGATCACGCGAAGGTCGAGGTGCAGCGAGCCCATTGTCGGCCAGCTCGAGCTTCGGCGACACTTCGGGGACATCAACGGTCTCAACGCGATCGCGTTGTTCCCGGTGGCCGAGGACGGCACCTGTCGCTGGGTCGGCTGGGACATCGACGCCCACGCCGGCGACGATGAGGCCTGGCGGATGGCCTGGGATCGGGCGTCGACCCTGCTGGGCCGGTTGGTCGAGCTGGGTATCGAGGCGTTGCTGGAGTACTCCGGAGGCGGTTTCCACCTCTGGAGCAGGTTCCAGGAGCCGATTCCTCAGGGGCAAGCGTTCCGGCTGCTCCGAGGCGTCCGGTCGGACCGGGTCGACGGCGTCGAGCTCTTCCCGGGGCGGGCCAATCGGCCGCGATCCGACTGGCTTGGTACGGCGCTGCGGCTGCCCGGACGGCATCCCGAGCGGGGGTGCTGGAGCAGGATCTGGGCGCCCGAGCTCCGGCGGTTCACCGACGGGGTCGAGACGATCGACCGCATGATCTCCTGGCTCGAGCGCCCGGGGATCGCCCTTGATGCGATCGAGCGGGCACTGGAGACGCTCCCGGCGATGGAATGGTACCGGGAGTCGGAGACGAGACCGCGGCCGGGAGAGGAACGCCCCTCGAGGACCGTTGACGCCGATCTCGCCTTGAACACCTCGGTCGGCCCTCTGGACCGAACCCGGCTGAGGCACAGGCTCCGAAGGAGTGCTCGAGAGGTAGCCTCCACGAGGGCTGGCCATGGGGAGCGTCGGCAGGTTCTGAACCGCGTCGCCTTCGAGTTCGGCGGCTACATCCATCACTGTGACCTGATGACGTTCGAGCAGGCCTCCCGGCGGCTCTGGGCGGCAGCGCGGGTGAACGGCATGGCACGCGAGGAGCCGGATCGGACCCGGCGGACGATCGAGGAAGGGCTACGAGACGGGGCGAACCGGCCGCTGTCCCTGGCAGATGACGACCGCGCAACGATCGCTGATGACGAGGGTGGGTCCGCCACAGATCCCATCGACGGGGAGGGGCTGGCCGGGACCTCCTCGGACGGCCTGGCTGGCCACCGCCGTCGGCACGAGGCGCCCGACGACCCGGACCGGCTGGCCCGGATCTCCCTCGTCGCGATTCGCGCCGCTGAGATGGGATTGGTGCGATGGAACCAGCAGTTCTACACCTGGCACCCCGACAGGCCGGCCTATGTCCTGCGGCCCGAGGAAGAGATCCGCGCGACGGTTCGCAAGTCGATCCTCAACGATTTCGATCGCCTGCAACGGGACGCGATCCGGAAGTCTCGCCGGAGGGGTCTGTCGCCGCCGATGGTCCGCAAGGTGACCCCGCAACTGCTGAACTCGGCGCTCGACGCAATTCGGAGTGAGGTCCTGCTGCCGGGAGATCGGGACCCGCCGACCTGGATCGGTGACTGCCAGTTGAGGTCGGATCCCCACCTGGTCCTGCCGATGCGAGGAACGTTGCTGGATCTCTCCGGGTTGAGGGTCGACGACGACGGGACGGTTGACCACGCATCCATCCGTACGATGGCCCCGACGTCCGACTTCTTCAGTCTCTACAACGTGCCCTACGACTACGATCCGGAGGCCATGCCGCCGGGCCGCTGGTTCTCGTTCCTGGACGAGATCTTCCCCGGGGACGAGCAGTCCCTGCGCGAGCTGAGGAAGTGGTTCGGCTACTTGATGCTCCCCGACACGAGCCGGCAGGCGATCCTGATGCTCGTCGGCGCCAGCCGGTCGGGCAAGGGCACCATCGCCCGCGTGCTCAGGAAACTGATCGGCGAGCAGAACGTCGCCTCCCCGGCGATGTCCGAGCTGGCCGGCGACCATGGGTTGCAAGACCTGATCGGCAAGAGCATAATCCTCTTTTCCGACGCCCGGCTGGCCGGCGATGGTGCGAAGCTCGCACTTGCCCAGGAAAGGCTGCTGAAGATCAGCGGCGAGGATCCCGTCCGGATCAACCCCAAATTCGGGATCCCCTACACGACCACGCTGCCGGGTCGGATCATCATCCTCTCCAACGAGGTGCCCAGTTTCCGGGACAATTCCCAGGCCTTCGTCAACCGGGCCCGGCCCTTGAAGTTCGGCGTCACCTTTGCGGGGCGGGAGGATCGGACCCTCACCGGCGAGGGGAAGAATGTCGGTCAGCTCGACAATCCCCGGGCGCTGGCCGGCATCGCCAACTGGGCCCTCGGCGGGATCGGCCTGCTCCGGGCCGATGGGCGTTTCCAGGTGCCCGAGACCGCCCGGCCGCTGCTCGATTCGCTCCTCGAGGCGAGCGTCCCACTGCGGTCGTTCGTCGACGACTGGCTCGATCGCTCGGCCCCGGAGCACAAGGTTCCTACACCCCTGCTCTATGCCGCCTACCTTCAGTGGCGTGACGAGTCGGGGATCTCGACGCGGCTGACGATCAACAACCTCGTCCGGCAACTTGGCTCGATCTGCCCGACGATCGTGGGGTGTGGCGACCGGGAGAAGGTCCTGGACCCGGTTGTCCAAAAACGCCTCAGGCAGGTCAAGGGCATCCGATTGGCCCAGCACCCTAGAGGGCAGTTCCTGGAAGAGGCGTCCTATGTTCGCAGGGCTCTCTGA
- a CDS encoding DUF1580 domain-containing protein, giving the protein MAERVRNEIATWLDDALAKGGRGGLISPAELARRLPNRPHVSTVWRWCHRGIRGVRLGTVAIGGRRYTTPALVEEFLARLSESGGPKGAPPPSPPPPDRRAREKARAAARAAMEF; this is encoded by the coding sequence ATGGCTGAACGAGTCCGCAATGAAATCGCCACCTGGCTCGACGACGCCCTCGCCAAGGGGGGCAGAGGCGGGCTGATCAGCCCGGCCGAGCTGGCCCGGCGGCTGCCGAACCGGCCTCACGTGTCGACGGTCTGGCGCTGGTGCCACCGCGGCATCCGGGGCGTCCGGCTGGGGACGGTGGCCATCGGGGGACGCCGCTACACGACCCCCGCCCTGGTCGAGGAGTTCCTCGCCCGGCTCAGCGAAAGTGGCGGGCCGAAGGGTGCTCCCCCCCCATCGCCGCCTCCTCCCGATCGCCGGGCCCGGGAGAAGGCCCGCGCCGCCGCCCGCGCGGCGATGGAGTTCTGA
- a CDS encoding tyrosine-type recombinase/integrase, which yields MPVRIPSYRLHRPSGQAVVTLAGKDHYLGKHGSTESRQEYRRLVSEWLARPAPGPPPGPAGRPDLTINELLLAYWDHARSYYVKEGRPTSEVATIRQALRPVRELYGETPAVDFGPLALKAVRQAMIDRGWCRGYINKQVNRIRRAFTWAAENELLPVSSHQALCSVSGLREGRSGARERPPIGPVSDADFERTLSLLPPTVAAMARLQRLTGMRPQEIVMMRGAEVDTSDPDCWVYLPGRHKGQHHGRDRVVYLGPRARELLRPFLDEEPVGYLFSPRRAEARRREGLRARRRSPLTPSQRARAPKADPAREAGDHYQVASYRRAIRRACGRLGLTVWFPHQLRHAAASEIRRRYGLEASQAVLGHVELGTTQIYAEVDRSRARQVMIEAG from the coding sequence ATGCCAGTCCGAATCCCCTCCTACCGCCTCCACAGGCCCTCCGGCCAGGCCGTCGTCACCCTGGCCGGCAAGGACCACTACCTCGGCAAGCACGGCTCGACCGAGAGCCGCCAGGAGTACAGGCGCCTGGTCTCCGAGTGGCTCGCCCGGCCGGCACCCGGCCCTCCCCCGGGACCGGCCGGCAGGCCCGACCTGACGATTAACGAGCTGCTGCTCGCCTACTGGGACCATGCCCGGTCCTACTACGTCAAGGAGGGTCGGCCGACCTCCGAGGTCGCGACCATCCGCCAGGCCCTGCGGCCGGTCCGCGAGCTATACGGCGAGACGCCGGCCGTCGACTTCGGCCCCCTGGCCCTCAAGGCGGTCCGCCAGGCGATGATCGATCGCGGCTGGTGCCGGGGCTACATCAACAAGCAGGTCAATCGCATCCGCCGGGCCTTCACCTGGGCGGCCGAGAACGAACTGCTGCCCGTCTCCTCGCACCAGGCCCTCTGCAGCGTGTCCGGGCTGAGGGAGGGCCGCTCGGGGGCCCGCGAGCGGCCGCCGATCGGGCCGGTCTCCGACGCGGACTTCGAGCGGACCCTGTCCCTGCTCCCGCCGACGGTGGCGGCGATGGCCCGGCTGCAGCGGCTGACCGGGATGCGCCCCCAGGAGATCGTCATGATGCGAGGAGCGGAGGTCGACACGTCCGACCCGGATTGCTGGGTGTACCTCCCGGGTCGGCACAAGGGCCAGCACCACGGGCGAGATCGGGTCGTCTACCTCGGCCCCCGGGCCCGCGAACTGCTCCGCCCCTTCCTGGACGAGGAGCCGGTCGGCTACCTGTTCAGCCCGAGGCGGGCCGAGGCCCGTCGTCGGGAAGGCCTGCGGGCCCGCCGCCGATCGCCGCTCACGCCATCCCAGCGGGCCCGGGCCCCGAAGGCCGACCCGGCCCGGGAGGCCGGTGACCATTACCAGGTGGCCAGCTATCGGCGGGCGATCCGGCGGGCGTGCGGGCGGCTGGGGCTCACGGTCTGGTTCCCGCACCAGCTTCGCCACGCGGCGGCCAGCGAGATCCGCCGCCGGTACGGCCTGGAGGCGAGCCAGGCGGTGCTGGGGCACGTCGAGCTGGGCACGACGCAGATCTACGCCGAGGTGGACCGGTCGCGGGCCCGACAGGTCATGATCGAGGCCGGCTGA
- a CDS encoding transposase, producing the protein MADRLAGLRAEHPGKAAELWAEDEARPGLKPVARRVWAVKGRRPTANGRTGCQWLYVYGFVHPASGRDLEPILPAADTDRMAAALGEFARWAGPAGERLLVVPVDNAGWHVARRLAVPPDVVRHRLPPRTPDLQPAEPLWPPLRAVVANEGFDDLEALERPLIGRCRWLIDHPEVVRGAVGFHWAVALNG; encoded by the coding sequence CTGGCCGACCGGCTGGCCGGGCTGAGGGCCGAGCACCCGGGCAAGGCCGCCGAGCTGTGGGCCGAGGACGAGGCCCGGCCGGGGCTCAAGCCCGTCGCCCGGCGGGTCTGGGCCGTCAAGGGGCGACGACCGACGGCCAACGGCCGCACCGGGTGTCAGTGGCTCTACGTCTACGGCTTCGTCCACCCGGCCAGCGGCCGCGACCTGGAGCCGATCCTGCCGGCGGCGGATACCGACCGGATGGCCGCAGCGCTCGGCGAGTTCGCCCGGTGGGCGGGCCCCGCGGGCGAGAGGCTGCTGGTGGTGCCGGTCGACAACGCCGGCTGGCACGTGGCCAGGCGCCTGGCGGTGCCGCCGGACGTGGTGCGGCACCGGCTGCCGCCCCGCACGCCGGACTTGCAGCCGGCCGAGCCGCTCTGGCCGCCGCTGCGCGCGGTGGTGGCCAACGAGGGCTTCGACGACCTGGAAGCGTTGGAGCGCCCCTTGATCGGTCGATGCCGCTGGCTGATCGACCACCCCGAGGTCGTCCGCGGGGCGGTCGGCTTCCACTGGGCGGTCGCCCTCAATGGTTAG
- a CDS encoding AAA family ATPase, producing MSPEKLDDYHNPDYQRFHLVKMLQVPPEGEGRYLCASRFVAAAAELDIPINHLVTVLNEYHSAHHGYWRVGTSDGGSSRDCWPEMRDGGFVAVGWPALGDLSGFEKDSTSKQRLIGLLGDRYPGSPQQLGRTATQVLNLVAGIAEGDMVLACNGARVLGVGRVVGAYVYESGQDAPHRSPVEWRSLDEWKMPVPEGLRSTVHRLRKHSETLVEAERRALGGTIGVRTSRPATPTPKAGAVPRLDGVPGRIQSVLERRGQAILYGPPGTGKTYWAERTALDLASYSHHGRPFGELSDAERGTILGEPDRPGAVRLCCFHPSYGYEDFIEGYRPELHDGVVGYALRDGIFKRLCLDADRQPDRSFVLIVDEINRGDFPRIFGELLTVVEKDKRGKPVLLPLGCSAFQVPPNVSIIGTMNTADRSIALLDAALRRRFGFVELMPDVAPLGESVVADIPLGPWLEALNRRICEHVGRDARNLQVGHAYLMEGGRPVRDVARFARIVRDEIVPLLEEYCLLITDLGDGSGCPCQPVRQRLC from the coding sequence ATGTCCCCCGAGAAGCTCGACGACTACCACAACCCCGATTACCAGCGGTTCCACCTGGTCAAGATGCTCCAGGTGCCGCCCGAGGGCGAGGGACGTTACCTCTGCGCCAGCCGGTTCGTCGCCGCCGCCGCCGAACTGGACATCCCGATCAACCACCTGGTGACGGTCCTCAACGAATATCACTCCGCCCACCACGGCTACTGGCGTGTCGGCACCTCCGACGGCGGAAGCTCACGGGACTGTTGGCCGGAGATGCGGGACGGCGGGTTCGTGGCCGTCGGCTGGCCCGCCCTCGGCGACCTTTCCGGCTTCGAGAAGGACTCCACCTCGAAGCAGCGGCTGATCGGGCTGCTCGGGGACCGCTATCCGGGCAGCCCCCAGCAACTCGGTCGTACGGCGACCCAGGTCCTCAACCTCGTCGCCGGGATCGCCGAGGGGGACATGGTCCTGGCCTGCAACGGGGCCAGGGTACTCGGCGTCGGCAGGGTCGTCGGGGCCTATGTCTACGAGTCGGGTCAGGACGCCCCGCATCGTAGTCCCGTCGAGTGGCGCTCGCTGGACGAGTGGAAGATGCCCGTTCCCGAAGGACTCCGATCGACGGTGCACCGGCTGAGGAAGCACTCGGAGACCCTCGTCGAGGCGGAGCGACGTGCCCTGGGCGGCACGATCGGCGTCCGGACATCCCGCCCGGCGACCCCCACCCCGAAGGCTGGGGCGGTCCCCCGGCTCGACGGCGTGCCGGGCCGCATCCAGTCGGTGCTGGAGCGTCGGGGGCAGGCCATCCTCTACGGGCCGCCCGGCACCGGCAAGACCTACTGGGCCGAGCGCACCGCCCTGGACCTCGCCTCGTACTCCCACCACGGCAGGCCCTTCGGCGAGCTATCTGACGCCGAGCGGGGCACGATCCTCGGCGAGCCGGATCGCCCCGGTGCCGTCCGGCTCTGCTGCTTCCACCCGTCCTACGGCTACGAGGACTTCATCGAGGGCTACCGCCCCGAGTTGCACGACGGCGTCGTGGGCTACGCCCTGCGGGACGGTATCTTCAAGCGGCTCTGCCTGGACGCCGATCGCCAGCCCGACCGCAGCTTCGTGCTGATCGTCGACGAGATCAATCGGGGCGACTTCCCCCGCATTTTCGGCGAGTTGCTGACGGTCGTCGAGAAGGACAAGCGGGGCAAGCCGGTCCTCCTGCCGCTGGGCTGCTCGGCGTTCCAAGTACCGCCGAACGTCTCGATCATCGGGACGATGAACACGGCGGATCGGTCGATCGCCCTGCTCGACGCCGCCCTTCGCCGTCGGTTCGGCTTCGTCGAACTGATGCCCGACGTGGCCCCGCTGGGCGAGTCCGTGGTCGCCGACATCCCGCTGGGGCCCTGGCTGGAGGCGCTGAATCGCCGCATCTGCGAGCACGTCGGACGGGACGCCCGCAACCTCCAGGTCGGGCACGCCTACCTGATGGAGGGCGGCCGGCCCGTCCGGGATGTCGCCCGGTTCGCACGCATCGTCCGGGACGAGATCGTGCCGCTGCTGGAGGAATATTGCCTGCTTATCACGGATTTGGGGGATGGAAGCGGATGTCCATGTCAGCCCGTCCGACAGCGGCTATGCTGA